A DNA window from Theobroma cacao cultivar B97-61/B2 chromosome 5, Criollo_cocoa_genome_V2, whole genome shotgun sequence contains the following coding sequences:
- the LOC18598783 gene encoding tubulin-folding cofactor B translates to MASRLQIEGDDSVLLRVTHSNLKNFATDVRFSLQISVEAVKDKLWKKCGTAVSSMRLELYDDCKNKLCDFSDDSRPLGFYSPLDGFRIHVIDLDPSSVTSGGWLEDTSLVEKYSISEEEYNKRSGTFRKFKEKMASQNSSAFKNKMSDDYMEDLCANIKVGERCEVEPGEKRGVVKYVGQAEALGPGFWIGVQYDEPLGKHDGMVKGTRYFQCPPLCGAMVRPDKVKVGDYPEQDPFEEDEI, encoded by the exons ATGGCGTCGCGGTTGCAAATTGAGGGCGATGACTCGGTGCTGCTCCGAGTAACTCACTCCAACCTCAAGAACTTCGCCACCGACGTTCGGTTCTCTCTTCAG ataAGCGTGGAAGCAGTGAAGGATAAGCTGTGGAAGAAATGCGGGACTGCCGTGAGTTCAATGCGGTTAGAGCTTTACGATGATTGTAAGAATAAACTTTGTGACTTCAGTGATGATTCAAGACCTCTTGGTTTCTATTCTCCACTTGATGG GTTCCGAATACACGTTATAGATCTTGATCCTTCATCAGTAACCTCTGGAGGATGGCTTGAAGATACTTCACTAGTTGAAAAGTACTCCATTTCTGAAGAGGAATACAATAAACGTTCCG GTACTTTTAggaaattcaaggaaaaaatGGCATCTCAAAATTCATCAGCATTTAAGAATAAA ATGTCGGACGACTATATGGAAGACCTCTGCGCAAACATCAAG GTAGGAGAAAGATGCGAAGTTGAACCAGGGGAGAAAAGAGGGGTTGTAAAATATGTGGGTCAAGCAGAAGCATTAGGGCCAGGCTTCTGGATCGGAGTTCAGTATGATGAACCATTAGGAAAACATGATGGCAT GGTGAAAGGAACACGATATTTTCAGTGCCCTCCACTTTGTGGTGCAATGGTTAGGCCTGACAAAGTAAAG GTTGGTGACTATCCTGAACAAGATCCCTTTGAGGAGGATGAAATATAA
- the LOC18598782 gene encoding cystathionine beta-lyase, chloroplastic isoform X2, whose protein sequence is MASSLPLRPFLSSIYSVPNHKNGPLLENFPRSSEVNKELYLERRQLLSGKQFRLNCLGHRDMDVSASVLVDSVTECSAELNVEDQEPSISTLLMNIESNFDPYGAMSTPLYQTATFKQPSAIDNGPYDYTRSGNPTRDVLERLLAKLEKADRAFCFTSGMAALSAVAQLVGTGEEIVAGDDIYGGSDRLLSQVTPKYGVVVKRVNTSDLDEVRAVIGPKTKLVWLESPTNPRQQIADIRRIAEMAHAYGALMLVDNSIMSPVLSQPLKLGADIVMHSATKFIAGHSDVMAGVLAVKGESLAEQLYFLQNAVGSGLAPFDCWICLRGIKTMALRIEKQQENAQKIAEFLSSHPLVKKVNYAGLPDHPGRDLHYSQAKGAGSVLSFLTGSLALSKHVVETTKYFSITVSFGSVKSLISMPCFMSHASIPSAVREARGLTEDLVRISVGIEDVNDLIADLDNALRTGPL, encoded by the exons ATGGCATCATCGCTCCCTCTCAGGCCTTTCTTGTCCTCCATCTACTCTGTTCCTAACCACAAGAAC GGTCCTTTGCTAGAGAATTTCCCAAGAAGTTCAGAGGTTAACAAGGAATTATATTTAGAGAGAAGGCAGCTGTTGTCCGGAAAGCAATTCAGATTGAATTGTTTAGGGCACAGAGACATGGATGTGAGTGCTTCAGTTTTGGTTGATTCTGTAACAGAATGCTCAGCTG AACTGAATGTTGAGGACCAGGAGCCTAGTATTTCGACATTGTTGATGAATATTGAGAGTAACTTTGATCCCTATGGTGCAATGAGTACACCCCTTTATCAAACTGCTACATTTAAGCAG CCTTCAGCAATTGATAATGGGCCCTATGATTATACTAGAAGTGGAAATCCTACACGGGATGTTTTGGAAAG GCTCTTAGCAAAGCTCGAAAAGGCAGATCGAGCATTTTGCTTTACTAGTGGAATGGCTGCTTTATCTGCTGTTGCTCAGCTTGTTGGAACtg gtgAAGAAATTGTTGCCGGAGATGACATCTATGGTGGTTCTGATCGTTTATTATCTCAAGTAACTCCAAAATATGGAGTTGTGGTGAA ACGAGTAAACACCAGTGATCTAGATGAAGTTCGGGCAGTTATTGGCCCCAAGACAAAGCTTGTGTGGCTGGAGAGTCCTACCAACCCTCGACAACAAATTGCTGATATTCGT AGAATTGCAGAAATGGCTCATGCTTATGGGGCTCTCATGTTGGTAGACAACAGTATTATGTCCCCAGTATTGTCACAACCATTAAAACTTGGAGCAG ACATTGTGATGCACTCCGCTACTAAATTTATAGCTGGACATAGCGACGTCATGGCAGGCGTGCTCGCTGTTAAGGGAGAGAG CTTGGCAGAGCAGTTGTATTTCCTACAAAATGCAGTAGGCTCTGGGTTAGCTCCTTTTGATTGTTGGATCTGTTTAAGAGGTATCAAGACCATGGCCTTGCGTATTGAAAAACAACAG GAAAATGCACAAAAGATTGCTGAGTTCCTTTCTTCCCATCCACTAGTGAAGAAAGTTAACTATGCTGGTCTTCCTGATCACCCTGGACGTGATTTACATTATTCTCAG GCAAAGGGTGCAGGATCTGTTCTTAGTTTTTTGACAGGTTCTCTGGCACTCTCAAAGCATGTTGTTGAGACTACTAAATACTTCAGCATAACAGTTAGCTTCG GGAGTGTGAAATCCCTGATAAGCATGCCATGCTTCATGTCCCATGCGAGCATACCGAGTGCAGTGCGTGAGGCAAGAGGTCTAACTGAAGATCTTGTTCGGATATCCGTTGGGATTGAGGATGTAAACGACCTCATTGCTGATCTGGACAATGCCCTCAGAACTGGCCCTCTTTAG
- the LOC18598782 gene encoding cystathionine beta-lyase, chloroplastic isoform X1, producing MASSLPLRPFLSSIYSVPNHKNGPLLENFPRSSEVNKELYLERRQLLSGKQFRLNCLGHRDMDVSASVLVDSVTECSAELNVEDQEPSISTLLMNIESNFDPYGAMSTPLYQTATFKQPSAIDNGPYDYTRSGNPTRDVLERLLAKLEKADRAFCFTSGMAALSAVAQLVGTGEEIVAGDDIYGGSDRLLSQVTPKYGVVVKRVNTSDLDEVRAVIGPKTKLVWLESPTNPRQQIADIRRIAEMAHAYGALMLVDNSIMSPVLSQPLKLGADIVMHSATKFIAGHSDVMAGVLAVKGESLAEQLYFLQNAVGSGLAPFDCWICLRGIKTMALRIEKQQENAQKIAEFLSSHPLVKKVNYAGLPDHPGRDLHYSQAKGAGSVLSFLTGSLALSKHVVETTKYFSITVSFGSVKSLISMPCFMSHASIPSAVREARGLTEDLVRISVGIEDVNDLIADLDNALRTGPL from the exons ATGGCATCATCGCTCCCTCTCAGGCCTTTCTTGTCCTCCATCTACTCTGTTCCTAACCACAAGAAC GGTCCTTTGCTAGAGAATTTCCCAAGAAGTTCAGAGGTTAACAAGGAATTATATTTAGAGAGAAGGCAGCTGTTGTCCGGAAAGCAATTCAGATTGAATTGTTTAGGGCACAGAGACATGGATGTGAGTGCTTCAGTTTTGGTTGATTCTGTAACAGAATGCTCAGCTG AACTGAATGTTGAGGACCAGGAGCCTAGTATTTCGACATTGTTGATGAATATTGAGAGTAACTTTGATCCCTATGGTGCAATGAGTACACCCCTTTATCAAACTGCTACATTTAAGCAG CCTTCAGCAATTGATAATGGGCCCTATGATTATACTAGAAGTGGAAATCCTACACGGGATGTTTTGGAAAG GCTCTTAGCAAAGCTCGAAAAGGCAGATCGAGCATTTTGCTTTACTAGTGGAATGGCTGCTTTATCTGCTGTTGCTCAGCTTGTTGGAACtg gtgAAGAAATTGTTGCCGGAGATGACATCTATGGTGGTTCTGATCGTTTATTATCTCAAGTAACTCCAAAATATGGAGTTGTGGTGAA ACGAGTAAACACCAGTGATCTAGATGAAGTTCGGGCAGTTATTGGCCCCAAGACAAAGCTTGTGTGGCTGGAGAGTCCTACCAACCCTCGACAACAAATTGCTGATATTCGT AGAATTGCAGAAATGGCTCATGCTTATGGGGCTCTCATGTTGGTAGACAACAGTATTATGTCCCCAGTATTGTCACAACCATTAAAACTTGGAGCAG ACATTGTGATGCACTCCGCTACTAAATTTATAGCTGGACATAGCGACGTCATGGCAGGCGTGCTCGCTGTTAAGGGAGAGAG CTTGGCAGAGCAGTTGTATTTCCTACAAAATGCAGTAGGCTCTGGGTTAGCTCCTTTTGATTGTTGGATCTGTTTAAGAGGTATCAAGACCATGGCCTTGCGTATTGAAAAACAACAG GAAAATGCACAAAAGATTGCTGAGTTCCTTTCTTCCCATCCACTAGTGAAGAAAG TTAACTATGCTGGTCTTCCTGATCACCCTGGACGTGATTTACATTATTCTCAG GCAAAGGGTGCAGGATCTGTTCTTAGTTTTTTGACAGGTTCTCTGGCACTCTCAAAGCATGTTGTTGAGACTACTAAATACTTCAGCATAACAGTTAGCTTCG GGAGTGTGAAATCCCTGATAAGCATGCCATGCTTCATGTCCCATGCGAGCATACCGAGTGCAGTGCGTGAGGCAAGAGGTCTAACTGAAGATCTTGTTCGGATATCCGTTGGGATTGAGGATGTAAACGACCTCATTGCTGATCTGGACAATGCCCTCAGAACTGGCCCTCTTTAG
- the LOC18598781 gene encoding uncharacterized protein LOC18598781 isoform X1, producing the protein MSTGSVRRVSRQDIQLVQNLIERCLQLYMTQKEVVETLLAQAKIEPGFTELVWQKLEEENREFFQAYYLRLTVKQQIMEFNKLLEQQVRLMRQIHPTGVVSVSNSNGLRLPPMPQNSACYGPEDTGPSLKQENMHHPMGSSLPNVFTNGSSSLHAGMHAAVELPTHASRIDAPPAMLSTQSSNMGLMQGINGKMIKSETGYSGSSAYMFGAEGNVLEPRPTIGDTSFSSVESSSQPLNEPLMDADISSIGFLGQIPRNFSLSDLAADFSQSSDILESYPRSPYLATDNENFLDSREREHQADNKMLDTISEGLSYEDFRNE; encoded by the exons ATGTCAACTGGATCAGTAAGGAGGGTTTCACGTCAAGATATACAGCTT GTTCAAAATCTTATAGAACGATGTCTTCAACTCTACATGACACAGAAGGAAGTTGTGGAAACTCTGCTGGCTCAGGCTAAAATTGAGCCTGGTTTTACTGAACTTG TTTGGCAAAAGCTTGAAGAAGAGAATAGAGAATTCTTCCAGGCTTATTATCTGAGATTGACGGTGAAGCAACAAATAATGGAATTCAACAAGCTGCTTGAGCAACAGGTGCGATTGATGCGTCAGATTCATCCAACTGGAGTTGTTTCAGTATCTAATTCTAATGGACTTCGCTTGCCGCCAA TGCCCCAGAACTCAGCCTGCTATGGCCCAGAGGATACAGGACCATCTTTGAAGCAGGAGAACATGCACCATCCCATGGGATCCAGTTTGCCTAATGTATTCACTAATGGTAGTTCATCATTGCATGCTGGAATGCATGCTGCTGTTGAGCTGCCTACCCATGCCAGCAGGATTGATGCTCCACCAGCCATGCTTTCAACTCAGAGTTCAAACATGGGTCTGATGCAAGGAATAAATGggaaaatgataaaatcaGAAACTGGTTATTCAGGCAGTTCTGCTTACATGTTTGGTGCTGAGGGCAATGTTCTGGAGCCACGTCCAACAATTGGGGATACGTCTTTCAGTAGTGTAGAATCAAGCTCACAGCCTCTGAATGAACCACTTATGGATGCTGACATTTCTTCAATTGGATTTTTAGGCCAGATCCCTCGCAATTTTAGTCTGTCAGATCTTGCAGCTGACTTTTCTCAGAGTTCAG ATATACTGGAGAGCTACCCCCGGTCACCTTATTTAGCAacagataatgaaaatttcctgGATTCTCGTGAAAGAGAACATCAAG CGGACAACAAAATGTTGGACACAATATCAGAAGGATTGAGTTatgaagattttagaaatGAATAG
- the LOC18598781 gene encoding uncharacterized protein LOC18598781 isoform X2: MTQKEVVETLLAQAKIEPGFTELVWQKLEEENREFFQAYYLRLTVKQQIMEFNKLLEQQVRLMRQIHPTGVVSVSNSNGLRLPPMPQNSACYGPEDTGPSLKQENMHHPMGSSLPNVFTNGSSSLHAGMHAAVELPTHASRIDAPPAMLSTQSSNMGLMQGINGKMIKSETGYSGSSAYMFGAEGNVLEPRPTIGDTSFSSVESSSQPLNEPLMDADISSIGFLGQIPRNFSLSDLAADFSQSSDILESYPRSPYLATDNENFLDSREREHQADNKMLDTISEGLSYEDFRNE, encoded by the exons ATGACACAGAAGGAAGTTGTGGAAACTCTGCTGGCTCAGGCTAAAATTGAGCCTGGTTTTACTGAACTTG TTTGGCAAAAGCTTGAAGAAGAGAATAGAGAATTCTTCCAGGCTTATTATCTGAGATTGACGGTGAAGCAACAAATAATGGAATTCAACAAGCTGCTTGAGCAACAGGTGCGATTGATGCGTCAGATTCATCCAACTGGAGTTGTTTCAGTATCTAATTCTAATGGACTTCGCTTGCCGCCAA TGCCCCAGAACTCAGCCTGCTATGGCCCAGAGGATACAGGACCATCTTTGAAGCAGGAGAACATGCACCATCCCATGGGATCCAGTTTGCCTAATGTATTCACTAATGGTAGTTCATCATTGCATGCTGGAATGCATGCTGCTGTTGAGCTGCCTACCCATGCCAGCAGGATTGATGCTCCACCAGCCATGCTTTCAACTCAGAGTTCAAACATGGGTCTGATGCAAGGAATAAATGggaaaatgataaaatcaGAAACTGGTTATTCAGGCAGTTCTGCTTACATGTTTGGTGCTGAGGGCAATGTTCTGGAGCCACGTCCAACAATTGGGGATACGTCTTTCAGTAGTGTAGAATCAAGCTCACAGCCTCTGAATGAACCACTTATGGATGCTGACATTTCTTCAATTGGATTTTTAGGCCAGATCCCTCGCAATTTTAGTCTGTCAGATCTTGCAGCTGACTTTTCTCAGAGTTCAG ATATACTGGAGAGCTACCCCCGGTCACCTTATTTAGCAacagataatgaaaatttcctgGATTCTCGTGAAAGAGAACATCAAG CGGACAACAAAATGTTGGACACAATATCAGAAGGATTGAGTTatgaagattttagaaatGAATAG